The Streptomyces sp. NBC_01268 genome window below encodes:
- a CDS encoding DedA family protein — MNVLDGTGWSLQALTSGPWIYAAVTTSILLDVLLPVLPSGILVVTAATASSAAAVSATPGTYAPALLPLLLCAATASMLGDLLAYRLARSGGTRLARAVARSRRLAAAQERLGETLARGGGLLVVLARFAPAGRSVVSLGAGATGRRLRDFLPWSALAAAAWATYSVGLGWLSGRWLGATWLGACVPVLALFLAGGVAAYVIRRPAAAPATAG, encoded by the coding sequence GTGAACGTGCTCGACGGCACGGGGTGGTCACTGCAGGCGCTGACCTCGGGCCCGTGGATCTACGCGGCGGTGACGACGTCGATCCTGCTCGACGTCCTGCTGCCCGTGCTCCCGAGCGGCATCCTGGTGGTCACGGCCGCCACGGCGTCCTCCGCCGCCGCCGTGTCCGCCACCCCGGGCACGTACGCCCCGGCCCTGCTCCCCCTCCTGCTCTGCGCGGCCACCGCCTCGATGCTCGGCGACCTCCTCGCGTACCGCCTGGCCAGGAGCGGCGGCACCCGGCTGGCCCGCGCCGTCGCCCGCTCACGCCGCCTGGCCGCGGCGCAGGAACGTCTCGGCGAGACGCTCGCGCGCGGCGGCGGCCTGCTCGTCGTCCTGGCGCGCTTCGCCCCCGCCGGGCGCTCGGTGGTCTCCCTCGGCGCCGGCGCGACGGGCCGCCGCCTGCGGGACTTCCTGCCCTGGTCGGCCCTGGCGGCCGCGGCCTGGGCCACGTACAGCGTCGGGCTCGGCTGGCTGAGCGGCCGCTGGCTGGGCGCGACCTGGCTCGGCGCCTGCGTCCCGGTCCTCGCCCTGTTCCTGGCGGGCGGGGTGGCCGCCTACGTCATACGGCGTCCGGCTGCGGCTCCCGCGACCGCGGGCTGA
- a CDS encoding toll/interleukin-1 receptor domain-containing protein, with protein MHIFISWSGEASRQGAEALREWLPYMNPEIEPFVSSQDISKGERGLTKIADRLQESSFGIVCVTRDNQSAPWINFEAGALSRELGESSLAPLLLDMQVKDLAAGPLAQFQATDASNREDVWAMVRSINEKCENRLPEGRLRTVFDKFWGELAEGLAAIQEGAQATDVPQRETSDILDELVKLAREQSTRIGVLEKAIENSGGNTSHSHYAIYEPREVRIGGDADEVTTLSASQRRLAASAARLVQQTIGPAYVASIQRKGAGIEVNCVEGAAERVREVNRELAELAEVSGLEIHVFGPEGLLEVFPPH; from the coding sequence GTGCACATCTTCATCAGCTGGTCGGGCGAGGCGTCGCGGCAGGGCGCGGAGGCGTTACGGGAGTGGCTGCCGTACATGAACCCGGAGATCGAACCGTTCGTCTCCTCCCAGGACATCTCCAAGGGGGAGCGGGGCCTCACCAAGATCGCCGACCGTCTCCAGGAATCCTCGTTCGGCATCGTGTGCGTGACCCGTGACAACCAGTCCGCTCCCTGGATCAACTTCGAGGCCGGGGCGCTCTCCCGCGAACTGGGCGAGAGCTCGCTGGCGCCGCTCCTCCTCGACATGCAGGTCAAGGATCTGGCGGCGGGGCCCCTGGCCCAGTTCCAGGCCACCGACGCCTCGAACCGGGAGGACGTCTGGGCGATGGTGAGGTCCATCAACGAGAAGTGCGAGAACAGGCTGCCCGAGGGCCGGCTCCGGACCGTGTTCGACAAGTTCTGGGGCGAGCTGGCGGAGGGACTGGCCGCCATCCAGGAGGGGGCGCAGGCCACGGACGTGCCCCAGCGGGAGACCTCGGACATCCTCGACGAACTCGTCAAACTGGCGCGTGAGCAGAGCACGAGGATCGGAGTGCTGGAGAAGGCGATCGAGAACTCCGGCGGCAACACCTCCCACTCCCACTACGCGATCTACGAGCCCAGGGAAGTACGCATCGGAGGCGACGCGGACGAGGTGACGACGCTGTCGGCCTCGCAGCGGCGCCTGGCGGCCTCCGCGGCCCGCTTGGTGCAGCAGACCATCGGGCCCGCATACGTGGCGAGCATCCAGAGGAAGGGGGCCGGGATCGAGGTGAACTGCGTCGAAGGCGCCGCCGAGAGGGTCCGCGAGGTGAACCGCGAGCTCGCGGAGCTCGCCGAGGTGAGCGGCCTCGAGATCCATGTGTTCGGCCCGGAAGGGCTGCTGGAGGTCTTTCCGCCGCACTGA
- a CDS encoding DoxX family protein, producing the protein MNTLATRLNQAQPYALGLFRIVIGLLFACHGAASLFGVLGGANGGGTVETGAWPGWYAAVIQLVAGALVLLGVGTRGAAFIASGSMAYAYFDVHQPEGLFPLQNGGDGAALFCWAFLLLVFTGPGALALDRLFGARGPAAAQPSPSDEKRPTVAA; encoded by the coding sequence ATGAACACCCTTGCCACCCGCCTGAATCAGGCACAGCCCTACGCCCTCGGCCTGTTCCGGATCGTCATCGGTCTGCTCTTCGCCTGCCACGGCGCCGCCTCGCTCTTCGGAGTGCTCGGCGGCGCCAACGGCGGCGGCACGGTGGAGACCGGCGCCTGGCCCGGCTGGTACGCGGCCGTCATCCAACTCGTCGCCGGCGCCCTGGTCCTGCTGGGCGTGGGGACGCGCGGTGCCGCGTTCATAGCCTCCGGCTCGATGGCGTACGCGTACTTCGACGTCCACCAGCCCGAGGGCCTGTTCCCGCTGCAGAACGGCGGCGACGGCGCGGCCCTGTTCTGCTGGGCCTTCCTGCTGCTCGTCTTCACCGGACCGGGCGCCCTGGCGCTCGACCGCCTCTTCGGCGCGCGCGGCCCGGCGGCCGCGCAGCCGTCGCCGTCGGACGAGAAGCGCCCGACGGTCGCCGCCTAG
- a CDS encoding FmdB family zinc ribbon protein, with amino-acid sequence MPRYEYRCRTCGDTFELSRPMAESSAPAACPAGHDDTVKLLSAVAVGGGKGSAPAPSGGGGGCCGGGCCG; translated from the coding sequence ATGCCTCGTTACGAGTACCGCTGCCGGACCTGCGGCGACACCTTCGAGCTCAGCCGTCCCATGGCCGAGTCCTCCGCCCCCGCCGCCTGCCCCGCCGGGCACGACGACACCGTCAAGCTGCTCTCCGCCGTCGCGGTCGGGGGCGGGAAGGGCTCCGCACCCGCGCCGAGCGGCGGCGGGGGCGGATGCTGTGGCGGAGGGTGCTGCGGCTGA
- a CDS encoding DedA family protein, with protein MDQWMAQWINTLMDTLGAPGAGVAVALENLFPPIPSEVILPLAGFAASSGRMNLIAALLWTTAGSVVGALALYAVGALFGRERVVAVAARLPLVKVADIERTEAWFARHGTKAVLLGRMVPIFRSLISVPAGVERMPLPLFLALTTLGSALWNTAFVLAGYVLGENWEQVTDYVSVYSKAVLLLALAALACLVAVRVVRAVRPGPGGRRARR; from the coding sequence ATGGACCAATGGATGGCGCAATGGATCAACACACTGATGGACACCCTCGGCGCGCCCGGTGCGGGCGTCGCCGTCGCGCTGGAGAACCTCTTCCCGCCGATCCCGAGCGAGGTGATCCTGCCGCTGGCGGGGTTCGCCGCCTCCTCGGGGCGCATGAACCTGATCGCCGCGCTGCTGTGGACGACCGCCGGGTCGGTCGTCGGGGCGCTCGCCCTGTACGCGGTGGGGGCGTTGTTCGGGCGGGAGCGGGTGGTCGCGGTGGCGGCCCGGCTGCCGCTGGTGAAGGTGGCGGACATCGAGCGGACGGAGGCGTGGTTCGCCCGGCACGGCACCAAGGCGGTGCTGCTCGGCCGGATGGTGCCGATCTTCCGCAGCCTGATCTCGGTGCCGGCCGGGGTGGAGCGGATGCCGCTGCCCCTCTTCCTGGCGCTCACGACCCTCGGCAGCGCGCTGTGGAACACCGCCTTCGTCCTGGCCGGTTACGTGCTCGGCGAGAACTGGGAGCAGGTCACCGACTATGTGTCGGTCTACTCGAAGGCGGTGCTCCTCCTGGCGCTGGCCGCGCTGGCCTGCCTCGTCGCCGTCCGGGTCGTACGGGCCGTCA
- a CDS encoding response regulator transcription factor, which produces MRVILAEDSTLLREGLVRLLAEEGHEVRAAVGTAVELLAAVRADPPDVVVVDVRMPPTHTDEGLRAALEIRAGLPEVGVLVLSQYVEKRYATELLTGGAGARGGVGYLLKDRVAQVDEFLEALERVGEGRTAFDPEVVRRLLVHSSHTDPLARLTPREGEVLAAMAQGHTNATVAARLHVSLSAVEKHINAIFDKLELTGRSEGYSKRVLAVLRYLDS; this is translated from the coding sequence GTGCGCGTGATACTGGCCGAGGACTCGACGCTGCTACGGGAGGGGCTCGTACGCCTCCTCGCCGAGGAGGGCCACGAGGTGCGGGCCGCGGTGGGCACGGCGGTGGAACTCCTCGCCGCGGTCCGAGCAGACCCCCCGGACGTGGTGGTCGTCGACGTCCGCATGCCGCCCACCCACACCGACGAGGGCCTGCGCGCCGCCCTGGAGATCCGCGCCGGGCTGCCGGAGGTGGGCGTGCTGGTGCTGTCGCAGTACGTGGAGAAGCGGTACGCGACGGAGCTCCTGACCGGCGGGGCCGGGGCCCGGGGCGGCGTGGGCTACCTGCTCAAGGACCGGGTCGCGCAGGTCGACGAGTTCCTGGAGGCGCTGGAGCGGGTGGGGGAGGGAAGGACCGCCTTCGACCCGGAGGTCGTCCGGCGGCTCCTCGTCCACTCCTCCCACACCGACCCGCTGGCCCGCCTGACACCCCGGGAGGGGGAGGTCCTCGCGGCGATGGCGCAGGGCCACACCAACGCGACCGTGGCGGCCCGGCTGCACGTGTCGCTGAGCGCGGTGGAGAAGCACATCAACGCGATCTTCGACAAGCTGGAGCTGACGGGCCGCAGCGAGGGCTACAGCAAGCGGGTCCTGGCGGTCCTGCGCTACCTGGACAGCTGA
- the sigJ gene encoding RNA polymerase sigma factor SigJ produces the protein MTGRYAGDVDVLVSERRRLTDLAYRLLGSLAEAEDAVQEAYARWYAMSPERRAAVRAPGAWLTTVAGRICLDLLGSARVRRERYVGAWLPEPLPDRTEWGGGTSVDPADRVTLDESVNMAFLVVLEAMTPAERVAFVLHDVFGYPFAEVATIVGRTPAACRQLASSARRRIGAAEAPAVPAAAGQAGVVREFKEAWEAKDIEALVGLLDPDAVMTADGGGLVGTVLRPVEGGGRIADYLLFIAGKAPGLRLLERSVNGRPGLVAQLGGVTVTVAAFDLGEDDGRVRRIWVVRNPEKLRPWSDEG, from the coding sequence ATGACCGGTCGGTACGCGGGTGACGTCGACGTGCTCGTATCGGAGCGGCGGCGGCTCACCGATCTCGCCTACCGCCTGCTCGGCTCGCTCGCCGAGGCCGAGGACGCCGTCCAGGAGGCGTACGCCCGCTGGTACGCGATGTCGCCGGAGCGGCGGGCGGCCGTGCGGGCGCCGGGGGCCTGGCTGACCACCGTGGCCGGGCGGATCTGTCTCGATCTGCTCGGTTCGGCGCGGGTCCGGCGGGAGCGGTACGTCGGTGCCTGGCTGCCGGAGCCGCTGCCGGACCGTACGGAGTGGGGCGGGGGGACCTCGGTCGACCCCGCGGACCGGGTGACCCTGGACGAGTCCGTCAACATGGCCTTTCTCGTCGTCCTGGAGGCCATGACGCCCGCCGAGCGCGTCGCCTTCGTCCTGCACGACGTCTTCGGGTACCCCTTCGCCGAGGTCGCCACGATCGTCGGCCGGACACCCGCGGCCTGCCGGCAGCTGGCCTCCTCGGCGCGTCGCCGGATCGGTGCCGCCGAGGCGCCCGCCGTCCCCGCCGCGGCCGGGCAGGCCGGTGTGGTACGGGAGTTCAAGGAGGCGTGGGAGGCGAAGGACATCGAGGCGCTGGTCGGGCTGCTCGATCCCGATGCCGTCATGACGGCCGACGGCGGCGGTCTCGTCGGCACCGTCCTGCGTCCGGTCGAGGGCGGCGGCCGGATCGCCGACTACCTGCTCTTCATCGCCGGCAAGGCCCCCGGGCTGCGGCTCCTGGAACGGTCGGTCAACGGCCGGCCCGGTCTGGTCGCCCAGCTCGGCGGCGTCACCGTGACCGTCGCCGCGTTCGACCTCGGCGAGGACGACGGCAGGGTCCGGCGGATCTGGGTGGTGCGCAATCCGGAGAAGCTGCGGCCCTGGAGCGATGAGGGGTGA
- a CDS encoding GntR family transcriptional regulator, whose protein sequence is MTDQDGGRRPKYQRIADELRTAIQSGDFAPGDRLPGENDLMSTYDVARMTARQALSVLRNEGLAEARKGAGVFVRTFRPLRRRGIPRLAHAHWGAGRSVWSADIEDRSLLVDEIEVRAAAPAGARVAKVLGLASPDAAVCVRSRRFVLDDKPVLFSVSYLPAALAEGTAITEPDTGPGGTYARLTELGHRPVHFREEIRCRMPTAEESARLALEFGTPVILISRTALTEAGVPVELNEMTLDSASYVLEYDFDA, encoded by the coding sequence ATGACTGACCAGGACGGCGGTCGTCGGCCCAAGTACCAGCGCATCGCCGACGAGTTGAGAACCGCGATCCAGTCGGGTGACTTCGCGCCGGGCGACCGCCTCCCCGGCGAGAACGATCTGATGTCCACCTACGACGTGGCCCGGATGACCGCCCGCCAGGCCCTGTCCGTCCTGCGCAACGAGGGCCTGGCGGAGGCCCGCAAGGGTGCCGGGGTCTTCGTCCGCACGTTCCGCCCGCTGCGCCGCCGGGGCATCCCCCGGCTGGCCCACGCGCACTGGGGCGCCGGGCGCTCGGTCTGGTCGGCGGACATCGAGGACCGGTCCCTGCTCGTGGACGAGATCGAGGTCCGGGCCGCCGCTCCGGCGGGGGCTCGGGTGGCCAAGGTGCTCGGCCTGGCCTCGCCCGACGCGGCGGTCTGCGTGCGCAGCCGGCGCTTCGTGCTGGACGACAAGCCGGTGCTGTTCTCCGTCTCGTACCTCCCGGCGGCCCTCGCGGAGGGCACGGCGATCACGGAGCCGGACACCGGCCCCGGCGGCACCTACGCCCGCCTGACCGAACTCGGCCACCGGCCGGTGCACTTCCGCGAGGAGATCCGCTGCCGGATGCCGACGGCCGAGGAATCGGCGCGGCTGGCGCTGGAGTTCGGCACGCCGGTGATCCTGATCAGCCGGACGGCCCTCACGGAGGCGGGCGTTCCGGTCGAGCTCAACGAGATGACGCTGGACTCGGCGTCATACGTCCTGGAGTACGACTTCGACGCGTGA
- a CDS encoding sensor histidine kinase yields MAAGLVLLPVLVSPHGRRGLARVAGRAVRAERWRLGRLLGVRVPPYGRQRTLAYLVARWPVGLLGGVVLGCAATGLAYALFALTGWLLVDVRQPLVVALGGAGGLLLLFLAAQGMGQVARMEAELAARMLGPSQADALEARIAELAASRAEIMDVVHEERRRIERDLHDGVQQRLVALGMLIGRARRSQDPARAAELLLQAHEESGRALAELREVAWRVHPAVLDEAGLRPALEAVAERSPLPVRLGFAVPRPVPKPVETAAYFVVSEAVTNVVKHAGAGAVDVQVTWRDGTLDVRVEDDGAGGADPAGSGLAGLASRVAALDGRLSVHSPAGGPTVIGAELPCA; encoded by the coding sequence ATGGCGGCCGGTCTCGTCCTGCTGCCCGTCCTGGTGTCGCCGCACGGCCGACGGGGCCTCGCGCGGGTGGCGGGCCGGGCCGTGCGGGCGGAGCGGTGGCGGCTCGGCCGCCTGCTCGGCGTGCGCGTCCCGCCGTACGGGCGGCAGCGCACCCTCGCGTACCTCGTCGCGCGCTGGCCGGTCGGCCTGCTGGGCGGGGTGGTCCTCGGCTGTGCGGCCACCGGCCTCGCCTACGCGCTCTTCGCGCTGACCGGCTGGCTCCTCGTGGACGTCCGGCAGCCGCTCGTGGTCGCCCTCGGAGGCGCCGGCGGACTGCTCCTGCTCTTCCTCGCGGCCCAGGGGATGGGGCAGGTCGCCCGGATGGAGGCCGAGCTGGCGGCCAGGATGCTGGGCCCGAGCCAGGCCGACGCCCTGGAGGCCAGGATCGCCGAACTCGCCGCGAGCCGCGCCGAGATCATGGACGTCGTCCACGAGGAACGCCGCCGCATCGAGCGCGACCTGCACGACGGCGTGCAGCAGCGCCTGGTGGCCCTCGGCATGCTCATCGGCCGGGCCCGCCGCAGCCAGGACCCCGCGCGGGCCGCCGAACTGCTGCTCCAGGCCCACGAGGAGAGCGGCCGGGCCCTCGCCGAACTGCGCGAGGTGGCCTGGCGGGTGCATCCCGCGGTCCTGGACGAGGCGGGCCTGCGCCCCGCCCTGGAGGCGGTCGCCGAACGCAGCCCGCTGCCGGTGCGGCTCGGGTTCGCGGTCCCGCGGCCGGTGCCGAAGCCGGTGGAGACGGCGGCGTACTTCGTCGTGTCGGAGGCGGTGACGAACGTGGTCAAGCACGCGGGTGCGGGCGCCGTGGACGTACAAGTGACGTGGAGGGACGGGACGTTGGACGTACGGGTGGAGGACGACGGCGCCGGTGGCGCGGACCCGGCCGGCAGCGGCCTCGCCGGCCTCGCGAGCCGGGTGGCGGCGCTGGACGGACGCCTGAGCGTGCACAGTCCGGCGGGCGGCCCGACGGTGATCGGGGCGGAGCTGCCGTGCGCGTGA
- a CDS encoding DUF2277 domain-containing protein, whose translation MCRSIKTLRPPALPVEATEDDFRAAALQYVRKVSGFRAPAAHNREVFDRAVDEIAEATARLLAGLEIRGSHPHPAHPAGQADGSVSPRSREPQPDAV comes from the coding sequence ATGTGCCGCAGCATCAAGACCCTCCGACCGCCGGCCCTCCCCGTAGAGGCCACCGAGGACGACTTCCGCGCCGCCGCCTTGCAGTACGTCCGCAAGGTCTCCGGCTTCCGGGCGCCCGCCGCGCACAACCGCGAGGTGTTCGACCGGGCCGTGGACGAGATCGCGGAGGCGACCGCGCGTCTCCTCGCGGGCCTGGAGATACGGGGCAGCCACCCGCATCCGGCCCATCCGGCCGGTCAGGCCGACGGGTCCGTCAGCCCGCGGTCGCGGGAGCCGCAGCCGGACGCCGTATGA
- a CDS encoding HNH endonuclease family protein, with product MSVASVYARRIGVAAASAALAATGLLATAPAAQAAPPTPVSAATARTYLAALTVKAEGSSTGYSRDLFPHWITQSGTCNTRETVLKRDGVNVVTDSSCASVSGSWYSEYDGATWTTASDLDIDHVVPLAEAWRSGANSWTTGQRQSFANDLTRPQLIAVTDNVNQAKGDKDPALWMPSRTAYRCTYARMWVHVKYYWNLSVDTAEKSALQSTLNGC from the coding sequence ATGTCCGTCGCCAGCGTCTACGCGCGTCGAATAGGTGTCGCCGCCGCCTCCGCCGCCCTCGCCGCCACCGGCCTGCTCGCCACCGCCCCGGCCGCCCAGGCCGCCCCGCCCACCCCGGTCAGCGCCGCCACGGCCCGTACCTACCTCGCCGCGCTCACGGTCAAGGCGGAAGGTTCCTCCACCGGCTACAGCCGCGACCTCTTCCCGCACTGGATCACCCAGTCGGGCACCTGCAACACCCGCGAGACGGTCCTCAAGCGGGACGGCGTGAACGTCGTGACCGACTCCAGCTGCGCGTCGGTCAGCGGGAGCTGGTACTCGGAGTACGACGGCGCCACCTGGACCACCGCCTCCGACCTCGACATCGACCACGTCGTCCCGCTCGCGGAGGCCTGGCGCTCGGGCGCCAACTCCTGGACGACCGGTCAGCGCCAGTCCTTCGCCAACGACCTGACCCGCCCCCAGCTGATCGCGGTGACCGACAACGTCAACCAGGCCAAGGGCGACAAGGACCCGGCCCTGTGGATGCCCTCGCGCACCGCGTACCGCTGCACGTACGCCCGCATGTGGGTGCACGTGAAGTACTACTGGAACCTCAGCGTCGACACGGCGGAGAAGAGCGCGCTCCAGTCGACCCTCAACGGCTGCTGA
- a CDS encoding lamin tail domain-containing protein yields the protein MLRIRTVAAAAAAAAAGLLLLPSPAQAAGSVHLYKIYYDSPGSDTRSTASLNAEYVQIRNTTGAAVNLRGWTLTDASNHKYTFGNVTLGKGKTVTVRTGRGTNSATNLYQGRGAYVWNNDRDTATLRKSNGARIDTCSYNSTRVDYVMC from the coding sequence ATGCTCCGTATCCGCACCGTCGCGGCCGCCGCCGCTGCCGCCGCAGCCGGTCTGCTCCTGCTGCCCTCGCCCGCCCAGGCGGCCGGTTCCGTCCACCTGTACAAGATCTACTACGACAGCCCGGGCTCGGACACCCGCAGCACGGCCAGCCTCAACGCCGAGTACGTGCAGATACGCAACACCACGGGTGCGGCGGTCAACCTGCGGGGCTGGACGCTGACGGACGCGTCGAACCACAAGTACACCTTCGGCAACGTCACCCTCGGCAAGGGCAAGACGGTCACCGTCCGCACCGGCCGCGGCACGAACAGCGCCACGAACCTCTACCAGGGCCGTGGCGCGTACGTGTGGAACAACGACCGGGACACGGCGACGCTGCGCAAGTCCAACGGCGCGCGGATCGACACGTGCTCGTACAACTCGACCCGGGTCGACTACGTCATGTGCTGA
- a CDS encoding DUF4231 domain-containing protein: protein MDQVGDAPEVGAQSGEMTPQGYVETRLAQYQEWYDRKATKMKAMHLRMRTVSVVGGALVPVLVNLDLGFARITATVLSLVVVASVSLESVYRYREQWKNYRSTEQLLGHERVYFAARVGPYHRLSERDAFTTLVARVEKAIASENSATLNVMTLGGQVSSELQQYGLPSQREESPKGPAGQAGQAGPAAGQAGSDDGPAVST, encoded by the coding sequence ATGGACCAGGTGGGGGACGCGCCCGAAGTCGGGGCGCAGAGCGGTGAGATGACGCCGCAGGGGTACGTGGAGACGAGGCTCGCGCAGTACCAGGAGTGGTACGACCGCAAGGCCACCAAGATGAAGGCGATGCATCTGCGGATGCGCACCGTCTCGGTGGTCGGGGGCGCGCTCGTGCCCGTGCTCGTCAACCTCGACCTGGGGTTCGCGCGGATCACGGCGACCGTGCTCAGCCTGGTCGTGGTGGCGTCCGTGTCGCTGGAGAGCGTCTACCGCTATCGCGAGCAGTGGAAGAACTACCGGTCGACCGAGCAGCTGCTCGGGCACGAGCGGGTCTACTTCGCCGCCCGCGTCGGGCCGTATCACCGGCTCTCGGAAAGGGACGCGTTCACGACGCTGGTCGCGCGGGTGGAGAAGGCGATCGCCAGCGAGAACTCGGCCACGCTCAACGTCATGACCCTCGGCGGGCAGGTCAGCAGCGAGTTGCAGCAGTACGGGCTCCCCTCGCAGCGCGAGGAGAGCCCGAAGGGTCCGGCCGGTCAGGCCGGTCAGGCCGGACCGGCGGCCGGTCAGGCCGGGTCCGACGACGGTCCCGCCGTCAGCACATGA